A genomic segment from Oncorhynchus clarkii lewisi isolate Uvic-CL-2024 chromosome 14, UVic_Ocla_1.0, whole genome shotgun sequence encodes:
- the LOC139366034 gene encoding NXPE family member 3-like, with product MGRLLQLLILALILLICIYVLLVCQFNQCLLNVSPSNHLKYNHTSFTSCSGITNRTFTPTNDSLISKEEWESLLTELQWSLPPVVPLSTDEATNPTKCSFSVVNPNSNHTVGGFIDVILIARDTKNRIKTYGGDFFQAKLFNSELKASTYGAVTDHFNGTYTARLALLWPGPAKVSIRLVHSSEAVQVLCRQREQDPDKVYFQGYFEEGGKQETVMCNAQRSPRLVGNDAQCCCEYREPVTGETWFCRRPSSLPCHALTYHSMGGYQAVLSKVETTLLKSSTNIIVPGDDSAIDVQQQDTEIRSQTKCRPGLHTSVPAGFYFQDHWTSLVCDSKSFPSAKLISGCLKDKQILMMGDSTLRQWFDYLEESVPTLKRLNLHTSSKSGPFEAVDTQSNTRIIWRAHGIPIRTSKTPWADLHYIAREVEDMAGGAHSVVVFTIWAHFTTYPLAMYAHRLVVIRRAVVSLLSRSPTTLVVIKSANTGYKDVYGSDWLSWQLDMALREIFKDLPLVLIDVWQMTSCHYSPDNIHPPSVVIQNEVDLFLSFVCPQ from the exons ATGGGAAGACTGCTTCAGCTACTGATATTGGCTTTGATACTACTGATCTGCATTTATGTATTATTG GTATGTCAATTCAACCAGTGCCTGCTGAATGTGTCACCATCCAATCATCTCAAATACAACCACACTAGCTTCACAAGTTGTAGTGGAATCACCAACAGGACATTTACACCAACCAATGACTCCTTAATAAGTAAAGAGGAATGGGAATCTCTGCTCACAGAGCTACAATGGTCATTACCGCCTGTTGTCCCCTTATCCACAGATGAGGCCACAAACCCCACTAAGTGCTCATTCTCTGTTGTCAACCCCAATTCAAACCACACAGTTGGAGGGTTTATAGATGTGATTTTGATAGCTAGAGATACTAAAAACAGGATCAAAACCTATGGAGGGGACTTTTTTCAGGCCAAGTTGTTTAACTCAGAACTTAAGGCCAGTACTTATGGAGCTGTAACAGACCACTTTAATGGCACCTACACTGCCCGTCTGGCCCTGCTTTGGCCCGGAcctgccaaggtgtccatccgcCTAGTGCACTCCAGCGAGGCTGTGCAGGTACTGTGTAGGCAAAGGGAACAGGACCCAGATAAGGTCTACTTCCAAGGCTACTTTGAGGAGGGTGGCAAGCAGGAAACGGTGATGTGCAATGCCCAGAGAAGTCCTAGGCTGGTGGGGAATGACGCACAGTGTTGCTGTGAGTACAGAGAGCCAGTCACTGGGGAGACCTGGTTCTGTCGTCGGCCATCTTCCCTGCCTTGCCATGCTTTGACCTACCACAGCATGGGCGGTTACCAGGCAGTACTCTCCAAGGTGGAGACGACCCTTCTAAAGAG TTCCACAAACATTATTGTACCAGGTGACGATTCAGCTATCGATGTCCAGCAACAGGACACTGAAATCC gaTCACAAACAAAATGTCGTCCTGGTTTGCACACCTCAGTACCAGCTGGATTCTACTTCCAGGATCACTGGACGTCCCTGGTGTGTGACTCAAAATCCTTTCCCTCAGCTAAACTAATATCTGGATGCCTGAAGGACAAACAGATCCTTATGATGGGTGACTCCACTCTCCGTCAGTGGTTCGACTACCTGGAGGAATCTGTGCCAA cattgaaacgCCTGAACCTTCACACATCAAGCAAATCGGGCCCCTTTGAGGCAGTCGACACCCAGTCCAACACCCGTATCATCTGGCGGGCCCATGGGATCCCTATACGGACAAGCAAGACCCCCTGGGCTGACCTTCACTACATCGCCAGGGAGGTGGAGGATATGGCAGGGGGTGCACACTCTGTAGTCGTCTTCACCATCTGGGCTCATTTCACCACGTACCCATTGGCTATGTACGCACACCGTCTGGTCGTCATCCGTAGGGCTGTGGTGTCGCTCCTTAGCCGATCTCCCACTACCCTGGTAGTGATCAAGTCAGCCAACACGGGCTACAAGGATGTGTACGGCAGCGACTGGCTCTCCTGGCAGCTCGACATGGCACTCAGGGAAATATTCAAGGACTTGCCTCTGGTCCTCATTGACGTTTGGCAGATGACCTCCTGCCACTATTCTCCGGACAACATTCACCCGCCCTCTGTGGTGATCCAAAATGAAGTGGATCTCTTCCTGTCCTTTGTTTGTCCACAGTGA